The genomic segment CACTAACTTTCAAATTCGAATTCAATATATGCGATAGAATAACCGATGAGACACTAACTTTCAAAGTGTTATGATTTCaattttataagaattttcaaattttcaaaacaattttgaaactttgaattTTGATTCTAAATGATTGTATAATAATAAGTTATTAAGATTTATAATGCGATATAATTATCCTAATAACGTAAATGTTGAAATGAATAGCGTAAAACGAATTGATACATTCAAATACGCTATAAGATTTGCATTTAAATGAAttcattgattgaaatgaatatgttgattATGTAGATTGATAATCTGTATTGAAATACTAATATCGGATAGAGCTATAGTGAATTGGAAGCGAAAATTTGAGGTATGTTGTGACCGAGTAACAtatgacaggtatctgtatcatatgatatatgtttgattaatttgactgaaaatatgtgtctatatagccttatttgttgaattggtgtggcatacatgacattcatAATTGgtatatcgatgtataaaataaataacatcattttattcatacatctatacatgacatgcacgttgagcggtgatccttggatacccttaTATAATTGGAATTTGATTATGGGGTTTGTGAGTACGATGCTATGTTTGACATTATGTGGACATTAAAAAAATAGTCATTTGTATCCTTATGATTGATTGGTTGAGATTTGAGATTtaatggcgctttgccgacgctatcatacggaTATTCCCTTATATTTGagtgaggccggtgtgccaacTCGagtattgatttgatagcgatttgATTGGTTCCGATACATATTCAGTGTTGACTTGATATCTTCACAACATCCATGCAAATGCTTTTTTGATATAGTGgctgtgtgtgtgtcgtgtatccAAAGAGGAGTTGACAACATATATAGCAAATTTTAATGTTATTTAagtaaattaaataactataaATAACCTTTTTCTttaatcatcaataaatattaaatttgaaagtgAATCAATAATTACCACGCAAATAATcaaatagtatttaattaaattttaaccTATTAACAATCATACATTATGTACACACGGTGATTCGTTCCCTAGTTTTTCACACTATCTCATTTCGATACGTAATTTGAAATAGAAATGCACTCATctgctaaaaaaaattaaaatcaaaaaataaatttacgTTGACTTTCCTTTTCCAAAagtgaataaatgtatgtatgcTGGACATTTCACAAATATAAGAGAACAATGCtttcatttcatatttttaagAACCAAACTGAACCGTGAATCCTCGATTTTTGTATCGGTTTTGGaaataaatcaaaaaataaCCTTCATAAAAAagtttaaacaaaaaaaaatattaaatcagattatatttaaaacaaagtatcatttataaatatttattataatgttaaAAATATGTGTTTGGGCCGGTAAGCCATATATGTATGTAGATGTGTGTCCATGGAGTTGGACTGGGTCAAGCTTGCTGGAGACTGTGAAGAACAAGGGGCAGGAAAGATTCCGAGCTCTAAGTGAGCCCGGGCTGCTGGCCTACCACTGCACTCAACCATTTCCGGGCTCGGGTTACTGCATCCAGCAAGGATCGTTCCGGAGTTTGACAAGTCTACATGCACTTTTATTATTGTCTCCTCAAGGAACCAAGCCATTGCTTGAAGTCTTGAATATAATGTGAACAACgatgaatttatataaataaaagaagAGGGAGAAAAGCAATATTAGAAATTTGAACATATTCAAACCGCACAGCTACAAGCAATGAATCTTTGTAATTAATCTTCAGTCAATGGATTTTTGCTGATTAAAACTTCTCAAGGGTGTGATATCATCGCTTCATAATGAAGACAAAGTGAATTTATAATCTACAAGAATGGGAGCACAATCTTGACACATGAAAAAAGGGGATGGAATTAGCGCATGTTGAAGGCTTGCAGTTTACCAGTATTTCTATGCACATTAGCCTGAATCTTCAAAAGATCAGCAACATCTGTCTTTACAAATGAAAATTGGCCCGAAACCTATTCAAACTTGTCAACTGGCAGTGGCTATCCTCCTCACTCTCTTCGGGAGCTGGAAGATTAAGATCAAGTAGCTTAGGCTTCGTTACAGGACTTCGATTGACATTTTCCACACGACCACCGATAAAATGCGACCTCTTGTGTCCACCTAAAGCCTGACCATTCTTGAAAACTCTCCTGCAAAATGGACAAACATGCCCTTTGTTTTTCCGGGGATCGACATTTTTCTTGGTATATTGAGATGAAACTTTAGCATTTTTCCTGAAATCAGTAGAATAATCTGGGTTGTTCTCATTTCTTTCGTATACGGATTTACTGCTTCTCTTATGGCAGGGTCTGTGCCCTCCGAGAGCATGGTAAGAGTTACAGGTCTTTCCGCAGTTCAAACATTCATATTTATTTCTATGCTGAGGATAATTTGCTGCTTCAGCTTCTCGTAAGGTGCTCTTCATCTTCTTACACGATTTACCCCGTGATTCAAGATTTGCAGGACTGGACATTCTCTTTTGGGATTCAACACTCATAGAATTCGAAGCCATACCAGCACTAACCATATCCATTTTCACTCATCATTTCCATTCTGAACACTGGTCCGTAACAGGTGATTTTGTCCAATTTCTTCCGAAATCTAGCACCATACTCACATTTTCCGTCACCATCTAAACGGTCAACTGATACATCGAACTCAACCTTACCACATCCATCCAAAAAATACATAGAATCAGAATTCTCCATTCGAGGAACTTCTCCTTCAAAGCAACCACCTTTTACCTTCATCTCTCCATTTTGATTAACATTATTTAAGCATTCCTTACCATTACTCAAGTCAATAGAAGAGGATTTAGTCTCAAGAATAACAGAATTATTGTCAGAAGATTCAGCTACTGAATTCACACAATTCTTGTAGACAGAATCCATGGATAACAACATCAAACATATAGCTACCTCCTCTTGTTCTCGTCGATCAATTTCAGATACAGACGAAGAATCATTGTTATCAGCTAAACACAAAGGAgtcttaaatataattttatcacACCTCTTACTCTTTGAAGCTCTTGTTCTCACCATGCTATCTTCATTTTCGGTATCTGAATAACTATCCAGATCCAGCTTATCTTTCACAGAATGGCATGCCATATGGCCACACAAAGCTTTCATTGATTGAAACCCTTTGCCACATTGCTTGCAAACTTTCTCCTGTTGCAAAGGGAAACTTGAATCCACCGCCCTCCATGTTTTCTTGGGATTTTCCCTTAGCCCATAACTAGATTGCCCTTCTACAAATTCAGCACAACCTGACTCTTTCACTGAAAACTGCCGCCCACGATCAAATTTTCTGTCAGATTCAGCTGAATTTGCAGTTACATGAGACCTCATATGACCCCCTAGTGACTTCCTACAAGGGTACTTCTTGTTGCACAACTTGCAAATAAACTTCAATTTCTTATCCTCCTCCATCAAATGATTTTATTCAATCACCAAATCGCGATAAAGCCAATAGTAAAATCAAGATAAGCAAACAAATAAACGACCTTAAATTCAGTAAAATGCAGCACTCCTCGATCTACCACTTATCGAAGAGTTCCACAAACAGAGGAACCCAACAACAATAGACTCCAGATCAGAAAAAACTGTAAAGTAAGATATGAATTTGAGAAGCACAAATCTTGAATGTGGGGTATTAGGCAC from the Primulina tabacum isolate GXHZ01 chromosome 8, ASM2559414v2, whole genome shotgun sequence genome contains:
- the LOC142552634 gene encoding uncharacterized protein LOC142552634 isoform X2 produces the protein MDSPPPTTQEKGKIQFSVKESGCAEFVEGQSSYGLRENPKKTWRAVDSSFPLQQEKVCKQCGKGFQSMKALCGHMACHSVKDKLDLDSYSDTENEDSMVRTRASKSKRCDKIIFKTPLCLADNNDSSSVSEIDRREQEEVAICLMLLSMDSVYKNCVNSVAESSDNNSVILETKSSSIDLSNGKECLNNVNQNGEMKVKGGCFEGEVPRMENSDSMYFLDGCGKVEFDVSVDRLDGDGKCEYGARFRKKLDKITCYGPVFRMEMMSENGYG
- the LOC142552634 gene encoding uncharacterized protein LOC142552634 isoform X1, which translates into the protein MEEDKKLKFICKLCNKKYPCRKSLGGHMRSHVTANSAESDRKFDRGRQFSVKESGCAEFVEGQSSYGLRENPKKTWRAVDSSFPLQQEKVCKQCGKGFQSMKALCGHMACHSVKDKLDLDSYSDTENEDSMVRTRASKSKRCDKIIFKTPLCLADNNDSSSVSEIDRREQEEVAICLMLLSMDSVYKNCVNSVAESSDNNSVILETKSSSIDLSNGKECLNNVNQNGEMKVKGGCFEGEVPRMENSDSMYFLDGCGKVEFDVSVDRLDGDGKCEYGARFRKKLDKITCYGPVFRMEMMSENGYG